The following DNA comes from Equus caballus isolate H_3958 breed thoroughbred chromosome 15, TB-T2T, whole genome shotgun sequence.
GAATATAATAAAGGCAGGCAGCAGACCGATGTACCAACAGCCACTATTTCCTGCTAAATTTTCATGGAAATGTATATTTGAGGAGACAGTGGGGAGAGTCAAAGAGATCTGCTTGAATCTGATGACAGAGGAAAGACCTTGAAAGACTGGagacaaaagaatgaagaaggaaCTCTTATTCAGATAACATCCATCGCACATCCTCATAAGCATTTAGATTTGGAATTAATTTAATAAAGAGACTGAAGTCCACAGAGTTCTTTCCTGTTGCTTCATTGTGAATAAGCTTTATTAGTGTTTTGTGTCCACTGATTTCACAAATTATAATACTATCACCTTTTGAATATAATTGTGACGTTTTTGAGTTAGCCTCAGAagccttcctcctttttctctgatAATGATGACAGATTTTTACTGCTCCATCCACCCTTAGACATCTGTACTCTTTTGGCTAAGAACATTTTGTGAGAACATGTGGGTTGGGGCAGAGCTTTTTCTTGGCAGACCTAAGAGATGGCCCTGAGAGTGGATGCAGGAAGAGGTTGCCAGGTAATTGCTAAAAGGCCAGAGGGTGAAGGGTAGCCGTCTCTAGGAACAGGCCCGCCCAGATGTCACACCACAGTATTGATGCTTGTCTGCTTGATTCTCTTATCCATAAGAGAAAAGCCAGGCTGTTGGAAACCTTCCACGGGACTTTTGCTCCTGAGGCCCTCCTAACCCTGCGTGGAAGCCAAGAGGTTTTCCAATGGGCTAGTCCAAGCCCAAGTCCAATAGTTCTCAAAGATTATTTCATACACTATCAGAGATGATAGAATGGAGCAGTTAATTATGTTCCTTTCAGAGACAGACCAGGGTTTTAATGTCCGATCAGGAGTTTACTATCTGTATGACTTTCAACAAGTAGttaacctgtctgagcctcagttctcccACCACCAAAATCGGCTAATGATATCTACTGCACAGGTTATTGTGAGGGCACTGATCATCACACAACTCCAGGATTGCTATTCACACAGACTACTGGAAATGGCAAATGCTAGGGATTGTGTAACACAGCAATGCTGGTTATTTTAAGTGTTAAATATAATGATCCAGGTGAAGAATTTAGCATGTGTCTGGGACAGTGTTTAAGAATggaacctaaaaaataaaagagtggaTCCTAGTGCCATTCTGTCAGAGAGTCGACTATGATTTGCTGTTGTTCCATTTTGGAACTTGCTTCTAAGAAGGAAAATAGTTTGGGGCACAGAAAACACAATGTGCAAAGACCTGGAGGTAGGAAAGTGTTGTCATGTTCAGGGAATGGAAAGAGTTTCCATATTCTGGAGCTCAGAGGCCAGATCCTAAACGATCTGAACTGCTTATTGAGGAGTTTGGGTTTGTCTGCAGGACAATAGGCAACCAGTGAAGATTTTTAAGGGAATTGAGAAAGTTCGATCTGCACTAAGTTCGTCTGCAATGAGACAGACCAGGTTTGAATCTCTGTTCAGTGTTTACTATCTCTATGCTGCACTGCTGTCTAGAACAAATATGTAATCTGTCCGATCCTTACAGATTCCCAAGACATTTTAAGTTGCAAATCTTACAAAAGGGTcactaaaatttttctttctcctttttaaactTTAGATGTCTACTGTATCATTTTATGTACCCACCAGGCACTGGGATCATTtataaatcagattttttaataATAGGCAAATGCTGGTCTCCTTGTTTCCAGCCCTGCCCTTACAGTCTGTTCTCCACTGAACCAGCAGAGAGatcctttgaaaaggaaaattagatcATATCATGTTTCTGATCAGAACCCCCTATGACCCCCATTTCTCTCCCAATCAAAGCCAGTGCCTTACAGTGGCCTCAGTGCCCCTCGGGATCCATCTGCACTGTGTTCCCAGCTCCTGAGCCCTGCTCCCCTTGCTTCCTAGACTATGCAAAGCACAGCTCCATCAGGGCCTCTGTACGTACTTAGAATTCTCTTCCTGCAGATTTCCACAAGGCTTGGTGCCCTGCTTCTTTCAGGACTTTGCTGAGATGTCACCTTATCGGAAAGGTCCTCCTTAACCATCCCATATAAAATCCTCTGTGCCATGTGTGTGccatgtgcgtgcacacacacacgtagacTCCCTCTCTTAACTCATGttgcttccccaccccccaccactaCAGCATTTTTTACCATCTGACATTTATGTTTATGTCTTTGTTTCCTCCCCATGAGAATATAAGCTTAGTGAGGacagactttgttttttttttaattcgcTGGTCAATTCTCAGGACCTAGAAGAGATCCTCGTGGGTGATTCTAAAATACGTATTAGGCGCTCATACATATTTGTGGAGTAAGTGGCTGCATAAGGGAATTGGACCTAGATCTTCCCCTCCTCTTGCAGGCTGGTTCAATGTCACCTTGTTTTAAGCAGAGATCCTACATCCAGACCAAGCCCTGTAATGACTTAACAAGCAGACACATTGAACATGAACTTTCGCATATTTTTACAATATGCTACTTCtattttttggatttttatttagAATGGAATTCTTCCACTGTGACTCTCTGCTGTGTCTTTTTTAGTATGGGAAAAATGTCGAAGAAGCTTATCTCTCAATAGTGATGAGCTAAAAAGGGTTTTAGGTGATGGTGGGTTCTCTGAGGGGCTGCCAGAATGTACTGGGCCAGAGAGGTTCTCCTGGGCCTTGGTGCAGTTTTCAGTAGAAGCCACCAGcagcaaacatgggccagagaatGTAAATGAATGTGGGGGCCACTCTCAGCCAGCCTGAGGCTAGGAGAGGCTCTAATCCTGCCCCACTTTTTACTTTCTATCAGGCCACAAGGCTATGTTCTGACTCAGGACCCCTTCCTCTCACCACTCGGACCGGCCCCTCCTGCTAGGTCTTCCAGCCCAGAGTTACCGTGACTGGGAACAGACCCTCCTCTACTTCCGTGTCCCCTCTGCAAGCCCTGGAGGCAGAGGTGATGTAAGGTCCCAGCTGAGTTTTGTCTGCGTCGGTGGGTGAACTTGGAGCTGTGGTGGCTCAATCCGCCGTGTTACTTTGCTTGCCAAGCTTTGTGCCGCTTATTGACTGTTGCCATATCCCTAATTGCCTACAGCCCTTCATCATATGTATACTTTGTGGTCATTGTCATTCTGCCACATGAGCTAATTTAGATGGAATTATTGCTCTTGCTTTTTTTTGGTCACTTGAACCCTCTATAGAACTAATGTGTGTTTTAGAATGACCATGGAAAGTATGACATTGACATCGAAAAGGAACATTTTATGGCTGGTAATGCTGATTTCACAGCCTGCCAGGCAAGAGTCTTACACCCCACTAGACCTGGACCTGGTTATCTCCCATTCCTGCTGTGGACAGCCCACGGATTCTAAAGCAAGATCTGTACACAGATGTGAAGAGCTGTACTTGAAGAATCAGATGCCCAGCTGCTAATGTATCAGGAGATCTGGGCTTGCTGAAAATTAGGAGGAAATATGCTCTCATCAAAACATGCTTTTGAAAACTCTACTTAATGTGTGGAAATGTTGCGTTACAGCAGAATATTTTTCCCTCCAGTACAAATACCATTGAGCTTTGATTGCAGACATGCTTGGAGATTTCTCTGTGTTTCCAAGTAAGTGTGGAGCCATAGGACATGATTTCATGAAATGCAGTGTAAGGTATGCCTCAGAATTTAGGACCATCCTTACGCCTTGTGTTGGTAGGATTTTTAGTCTGAACTTCAAAGCATCCATCTTAATAAGGTGATTTTGGCAATGAAACAGTTTCTGGAACTTGGTTGTAATAACCaaagtttagaagaaaatatagtttagcaacaaggagaaaattatttaatgcttcaaaagttttttttttcttattggctGTTACCATGCATAGATGTGTATTCAATAAGGCAAGGCTGTCATTAAACTTTTCATTTCCAATAAGTTAATTGTGTATCTTGCTCAGTGAATGGGGGACTACATGTAGGAAATCCATAAGGGTAGAGATTGAGTTATAAACCTTACAAAGGATTTCTTAACCACTGATGGATTCTTTGAATAATGATTCACCATGGATGCTGCGATAGTCAAATATAAACAAATCATTGGttaaagtaataaaaagaaatagttatGCTTTGGATCTGGCTCTaatgatgtgatttttttccaccTTTCCCCCATCTTATTTTCACCAGTAGGTTGGGACAGTTGGAAGTCTGCCGTTGTACAACATGCTGCGATTCAGTCTCTCGTCCACCTTTTCGATGGGATTTCATCTGTTAGCCATCTTGGCACTCTTATTTTTCCATGTGGACCGTGTAAGTGCTGAGACAGAAATGGAAGGAGAAGGCAATGAAACCGGTGAATGTACTGGCTCATATTACTGTAAGAAAGGGGTGATTTTACCCATTTGGGAGCCCCAAGACCCTTCCTTTGGGGACAAAATTGCTAGAGCTACTGTGTATTTTGTGGCCATGGTCTACATGTTTCTTGGAGTCTCTATCATTGCCGACCGGTTCATGTCCTCTATAGAAGTCATCACgtctcaagaaaaagaaataaccatAAAGAAACCCAATGGAGAGACTACCAAGACAACTGTGAGGATCTGGAATGAGACAGTTTCCAACCTGACCTTGATGGCCCTGGGATCTTCTGCTCCTGAGATTCTCCTGTCAGTAATTGAAGTGTGTGGCCATAACTTTACTGCGGGAGACCTCGGTCCTAGCACCATCGTGGGAAGTGCTGCATTCAATATGTTCATCATTATCGCGCTTTGTGTTTATGTGGTCCCAGATGGAGAGACGAGGAAGATTAAGCATTTACGTGTGTTCTTTGTGACGGCAGCCTGGAGCATCTTTGCCTATACCTGGCTTTACATTATTCTGTCTGTCATCTCTCCTGGGGTCGTGGAGGTCTGGGAAGGTTTgcttactttcttcttctttcccatctGTGTTGTGTTTGCTTGGGTAGCAGATAGGAGGCTTCTGTTTTACAAGTATGTCTACAAGAGGTATCGGGCTGGCAAGCAGAGGGGAATGATTATTGAACATGAAGGAGACAGGCCATCTTCCAAGACTGAAATTGAAATGGATGGGAAAGTGGTCAATTCCCATGTTGACAATTTCTTAGATGGCGCTCTTGTTCTGGAGGTCGATGAGAGGGACCAAGATGATGAAGAGGCTAGGAGAGAAATGGCTAGGATTCTGAAGGAACTCAAGCAGAAGCAtccagagaaagaaatagagcaaTTAATAGAATTAGCTAACTACCAAGTCCTAAGTCAGCAGCAAAAAAGTCGAGCATTTTACCGAATTCAAGCTACTCGCCTGATGACTGGAGCTGGCAACATTTTAAAGAGGCATGCAGCTGACCAAGCAAGGAAGGCTGTCAGCATGCACGAGGTCAACACTGAAGTGGCTGAAAATGACCCTGTTAGTAAGATCTTCTTTGAACAAGGGACATATCAGTGTCTGGAGAACTGTGGTACTGTAGCCCTGACCATTATCCGCAGAGGTGGTGATTTGACCAACACTGTGTTTGTTGACTTCAGAACCGAGGATGGCACAGCCAATGCTGGGTCCGATTATGAATTTACTGAAGGAACTGTAGTCTTTAAGCCTGGGGAGACCCAGAAGGAAATCAGAGTTGGCATCATTGATGATGATATCTTTGAGGAGGACGAAAATTTCCTTGTGCATCTCAGCAATGTCAAAGTGTCTTCTGAGGCTTCGGAAGATGGCATACTGGAAGCCAATCACATTTCTACACTCGCTTGCCTTGGATCGCCCTCCACTGCCACTGTGACTATTTTTGACGATGACCATGCAGGCATCTTTACTTTTGAGGAACCTGTGACTCATGTGAGTGAGAGCATTGGCATCATGGAAGTGAAAGTCTTGAGAACATCTGGAGCTCGAGGAAATGTTATCGTTCCCTATAAAACCATTGAAGGGACTGCCAGAGGTGGAGGGGAGGATTTTGAGGACACTTGTGGAGAGCTGGAATTCCAGAACGATGAAATTGTGTAAgttctttcatatatatacatgtatatatatatgctcgTGGTTGAGTGCATTTGtggatgtgagtgtgtgtgtttttttaaatggcataCAAGGAATGGAACAGTTATTATATACAACTGCTTTCAAAATATCAATCCTTGCTTGTGTGCACTTATCAATATGCTCTATACACAAAGATCTTAATTTGacatcaaatttttatttttacttttgtgcttttacatattttaagtaCATTATAGACCATGCTAGAATCAGTCTTGTGACACAGTTTTTCAAACCACTTATGGTGGGTTGAAAAATTGTGTTCTGTTTTGAATCACATAGTATACACACAGAATAGTGTGTCAAAACTTCACATTAGGTCCCCAACCTCATTACTGAGTACAGATTGGGAAAGCCCAAAAAGGAAACACGGCTGAAAAGAATTTCCTGGCTCCCAGGGCGGGCTGAAACTGTTTCTACTGCTTTTATCTGACACTGTGTTTTTGTGACAATATAAGGTGATGTTTCTGTTTAAATGCTAATGCTGAATTATGACTTAATGACCAATCCTTCTTCTTCAGTTTTATGCCAAAGTGGGAAAAGCCACACAGCTCTTATTTAGTTGCAACCTGGTTTTACTTTACATGATTAAACAAACCCTTTTACTCTACTTCTGTAgtgatgaaaagagaaataagattcTGTCCAAGCATCCTAGTTGACCAGGAGCAGTCAGTGAAAGGTAGTGCGGTGGGAACAATTTACTCTTCGTACTGGCGCTTTCCAGCGATACTTGCTGACCTTGTAACCGCAGAGAGCCTGGTTGCACAGTTCCCTTGACAGCTGCTATTTAGAGAGCTAGTCCTCCCCTCATGCCTAGGAGGGGGCATTGTGCTCACCAAAAGCAAACCAGAAAATTTGACTCAATGAGCAGTGTCCAAactagaaggaaggaagaatagaaacTGTCATATCTACAATGAAACAAAGGACATTAAAATGGATGATTATATTGGTTGACTCAGTGGCAACTTAggaatttcagaaaagaaaagaaagatataaaaaacaGTTAGTTTGAAAAATAGTTAATTCATATAAATGGCATGGGATAAGTCTAATGGGAAGTACATTTTTCCCCAGGATGAAATTTCTCCTACTGAAAATGTagggaaaacaaacacaaagggggtgggggatgggtagAGGGAACATATTTTCCTGAAAGAGATGAACAGTTACTGAGTGTGATATAATGAAATCAAACAAAGCAGAGATTATAATATCCATCTTTGATGTGTGTGGGGGGAGATAGCTTTTGATGATTATCTCTTTTAGGTTGGTTCTTATGTTGTGAATGTTCCACTTACTGAGATGTGCTTTGTTGGGACACTTGTTTTACTGAAAGATAGTAATATAATAGGAAATGAGTATCCTGTATACACAAGGAAAGACTTTCCCAAAGGCCTTGCATTGAATGTGATCCTGCCCATATTAGCACACATAAACTTTATTCCTTTGGTAGGAATTCTAtctcattatattttctaatcATTTCGGTTATTGAGCCCCCTTGAATTAGATAGCACTTGTAATCCATGTAAAAGTATATTACTTGTTATTAAAGGAATATTGCATGTTATTAAATGAACTCACAAGAGTAGCCCTTAAATATGACTAAattggtgttttgttttgcttattcattttacTTAGGATGTTTTCTCATGAAAATTTGGTCTTGCCTTCTGTTAAGAATAGTGACTCTAGACTTGTATATTTGAGAGTGAGGTTTTCCCTATCTATTCTGCTCTCCAGGACATTTACAAACCATAAATAAATAACCTTTCGGGCACAGtgtagaagaaggaagaaaaaaaaaaaggactcacAGTGATGTGATAGAATAATTTATTCTGCCAAGCTCCATTTAAAACATTCACCCTATGCCATTAAATTGATTTAATTCTTGCTAAGGAAGAAATATTGCCAAATCACAGCTTTAGAAATTTAGATATCCTGTGAAAATTGGTAAGACTCACCGGACTTATTGGCATGCCATCTCTGAATATGTGTTCTTAGGAGTATTCTAGATCAATTGCCAGTTCCTAGTTTTATAAGGAACGTACTGTATTTTGTTTGCTAAGTTgaaatatgaaattttagaaatggcaAAATGTTATTTATAAGTGGAATGAAAGACACAcctacattttttcttctttgtagaattttaattttaaagcattttcattttgatgttaTAGAGTGTTAGTGTTGACGGGCTTTGTAGATGCTTAATAGGTCTCTTGTTTGAATAAATTTGTTTGGATGACATAATGTTTCTAGAAAAACATAATATTAGCAAACAtcccttattcttttcttttttttaatggatcatTTTTCCTCTGGTAGTTGTTTCAATGACAGGTCCACACACATCCAAGTGAAAGAGAGAGTTTGTCAATCATGCAATGAAATTGAACTATGTAGACTTAACCCAATTTATCTTTAAGAATGAATTTATATGTCATTCAGTTACACAGTTAATCTCAAGAGATGACTTTCTTAAAAACATAGATGGGGCTGTTGACACCCCTGAGctttattaaatacttaaaaaaattgtttgtttgttagttAAACACTGTGCATGAAGCCAGAATTTATGCTTCTTTCCAGAGCACCATAAAAAGATTCCTGGAAAAACCTGGATTTAAAGTCCATCTAATTTTAAGAAGCCATTAACCAAAGTTGAAATAGGGTCCAATCTGATTAGGGATGGAGAGCAAGAAACAGTCAGCTTTATTGATTCTTTGGTTTCTAAAACAAGATAGATTCCTAATCTTTGGTCTTATTTTAGTGTGGAAGAagtcatttaaatttataatataagCATGTTTGTACctattcattcatatttttacataaatgagtTGAATTATTTCAACTTGACCTGTTTTAAGATCGAAATCTGTATTTGAGAAAAATACTGATAAATGATAAGCGGTGCATGTAGTCTCTAATAAAACGTATTCTcagcaaaacattttaaaattacaatgcAAAAACACATTAAATAGATGTAATTAACAGTTAGCACATGCTTTTGTATAAACTCAATCAATGACAAATGCTAAACCCATGCCAGCTAATCTTGATTTTTAACAGGGAATTCTGTCCAGTTTTAACAGctaataaaaaataagtgaagaatATGCTACTTTGATTTGTGGTTTGGTAGGTGATAGCCACAAATTTGAAGTGCTACTAATGTTGTTCTTTAATGCTGCTAGTTTAGTGGTAATAATTATTACAAAATGTTTGGTTTCCCAAGATCTAAAATTAGGTTGACTGTTCTAGAAAATGTTAAGGTTATTTAACTAGTGTAGATACAAATCCAGTTTAATTGCTTAGTTATAACCCACTAATAATATCGTTTTTGGAAGATGACTCAAAAGATCATGAGCATTTGCTGTTATATATTTATAAGACAGAATTGAAAAACAGAGTATGCACGTTGGAAAATTTGCACAATATATTGCTTAGCAAATCAGTTTACTGGGAGTTCCTAGCCACAGCATAATTTATTGAATAAGGGATCTGTCCaaaattaattttgctttaaCTATTACATTTTCAAGAATGGTTGTAACTTCATCAGCTCTGGGAAATATAATATGCAAGACATCTCAACAAATATAGCTCTTTGACACTAAatgtttacatcttttttttggaaaaagaaatagaaaggaaataaaatttcagtaTTATAGAGATTAtatggaattattattattatattcccCGGAAAATAAATACTTTGTGTTTGGTATTTATATTGACAttattcttctcttgctctgtATAATTCCAAGGAATAAAGACCTAGCTATATGAAACAGCAATTCAATTCTGAGAGTGGAACAAATATGTGATACAAGAAGGCAgccagctataaaaaaagatgaaagagaaatattaagaaaacttgATGTGATCAGAACAGAAGAATAATTATGTGTGTATGGGGGAAtcagaaatgatgaaaaatagTAGAGAAAAGAACATTAGACAAGAAAGGCTATTACCACACATCACCTTGAATCCCACATATTCAAgatttgctttttactttatGGCAGGAGAATTGCATTTAGCCTATCAAAATGATGGAAGCATGATATTTTACATTGACGTAAAATTTTCCTAGGTAATGTGCTAATGTTAGAAATTTAGttggaataattttagaattttaatggATTGATTTCTGCTTTGGCAGATTATCTTTTCAGACTGGAATGTTTCTCTTCTTAGACTCAAACCACATGTAGTATCATCTGCAAATCTAAATTATAAGTATaggaaatgtttttataaatGCATATGTGCTTATGAAGGCATAACTGTTATAAAAATAAGACAGAGTAAGAGCCAAAAACGAAATTTACGACTTCTAATTCACTACTGCCAGGAGCCTAAATTGATTACTTGCAGAAAGGTTGTTTACTATGTCAACCAGATTGCCATGTTTGCTGTGATAATCTCATTTTCCCACTG
Coding sequences within:
- the SLC8A1 gene encoding sodium/calcium exchanger 1 isoform X16; protein product: MLRFSLSSTFSMGFHLLAILALLFFHVDRVSAETEMEGEGNETGECTGSYYCKKGVILPIWEPQDPSFGDKIARATVYFVAMVYMFLGVSIIADRFMSSIEVITSQEKEITIKKPNGETTKTTVRIWNETVSNLTLMALGSSAPEILLSVIEVCGHNFTAGDLGPSTIVGSAAFNMFIIIALCVYVVPDGETRKIKHLRVFFVTAAWSIFAYTWLYIILSVISPGVVEVWEGLLTFFFFPICVVFAWVADRRLLFYKYVYKRYRAGKQRGMIIEHEGDRPSSKTEIEMDGKVVNSHVDNFLDGALVLEVDERDQDDEEARREMARILKELKQKHPEKEIEQLIELANYQVLSQQQKSRAFYRIQATRLMTGAGNILKRHAADQARKAVSMHEVNTEVAENDPVSKIFFEQGTYQCLENCGTVALTIIRRGGDLTNTVFVDFRTEDGTANAGSDYEFTEGTVVFKPGETQKEIRVGIIDDDIFEEDENFLVHLSNVKVSSEASEDGILEANHISTLACLGSPSTATVTIFDDDHAGIFTFEEPVTHVSESIGIMEVKVLRTSGARGNVIVPYKTIEGTARGGGEDFEDTCGELEFQNDEIVKTISVKVIDDEEYEKNKTFFLEIGEPCLVEMSEKKGGFTITGQPVFRKVHAREHPIPSTVITIADEYDDKQPLTSKEEEERRIAEMGRPILGEHTKLEVIIEESYEFKSTVDKLIKKTNLALVVGTNSWREQFIEAITVSAGEDDDDDECGEEKLPSCFDYVMHFLTVFWKVLFAFVPPTEYWNGWACFIVSILMIGVLTAFIGDLASHFGCTIGLKDSVTAVVFVALGTSVPDTFASKVAATQDQYADASIGNVTGSNAVNVFLGIGVAWSIAAIYHAANGEQFKVSPGTLAFSVTLFTIFAFINVGVLLYRRRPEIGGELGGPRTAKLLTSCLFVLLWLLYIFFSSLEAYCHIKGF
- the SLC8A1 gene encoding sodium/calcium exchanger 1 isoform X21, translating into MLRFSLSSTFSMGFHLLAILALLFFHVDRVSAETEMEGEGNETGECTGSYYCKKGVILPIWEPQDPSFGDKIARATVYFVAMVYMFLGVSIIADRFMSSIEVITSQEKEITIKKPNGETTKTTVRIWNETVSNLTLMALGSSAPEILLSVIEVCGHNFTAGDLGPSTIVGSAAFNMFIIIALCVYVVPDGETRKIKHLRVFFVTAAWSIFAYTWLYIILSVISPGVVEVWEGLLTFFFFPICVVFAWVADRRLLFYKYVYKRYRAGKQRGMIIEHEGDRPSSKTEIEMDGKVVNSHVDNFLDGALVLEVDERDQDDEEARREMARILKELKQKHPEKEIEQLIELANYQVLSQQQKSRAFYRIQATRLMTGAGNILKRHAADQARKAVSMHEVNTEVAENDPVSKIFFEQGTYQCLENCGTVALTIIRRGGDLTNTVFVDFRTEDGTANAGSDYEFTEGTVVFKPGETQKEIRVGIIDDDIFEEDENFLVHLSNVKVSSEASEDGILEANHISTLACLGSPSTATVTIFDDDHAGIFTFEEPVTHVSESIGIMEVKVLRTSGARGNVIVPYKTIEGTARGGGEDFEDTCGELEFQNDEIVKIITIRIFDREEYEKECSFSLVLEEPKWIRRGMKGGFTITDEYDDKQPLTSKEEEERRIAEMGRPILGEHTKLEVIIEESYEFKSTVDKLIKKTNLALVVGTNSWREQFIEAITVSAGEDDDDDECGEEKLPSCFDYVMHFLTVFWKVLFAFVPPTEYWNGWACFIVSILMIGVLTAFIGDLASHFGCTIGLKDSVTAVVFVALGTSVPDTFASKVAATQDQYADASIGNVTGSNAVNVFLGIGVAWSIAAIYHAANGEQFKVSPGTLAFSVTLFTIFAFINVGVLLYRRRPEIGGELGGPRTAKLLTSCLFVLLWLLYIFFSSLEAYCHIKGF